Proteins from a genomic interval of Crassostrea angulata isolate pt1a10 chromosome 7, ASM2561291v2, whole genome shotgun sequence:
- the LOC128156117 gene encoding carbohydrate sulfotransferase 1-like has product MGVIIPFHYYRRRKVFITGCTIIFLFIIIFCNDKAFTYTKEYLESLKKRQSRASLGIKNSTGSGPVPVVILTYMRSGSSFCGDVLQTSDDVFYLFEPLRSVQFHFRNNSAFYYLDDKKRSYTNFLDFAAIFLNDILRCNFENLPLIFFSDWFLNKGHKSKEFVACMNKRTATNTSEISAIRQCTPVMKRSCLTSKHIIIKTIRIPLTTLVPLAELFPKLRIVHLLRDPRATLYSQSFFGMVNKDTSQEYATMFCRRVYDDLTTAKHTSSLQSSRYFSISYEHLAKYSLESTKNLYNFLEIDFNASVVSRLENLTKAEKTCDESELCTKSTNSSAEADKWRLSIPYSFVHTVDSVCHMLYSIVGLQSIPDEYHLRNLSFSLKRKNIRDLGDFRYV; this is encoded by the exons ACAAAGCGTTTACTTATACCAAAGAATATTTGGAATCATTGAAAAAACGGCAGTCTAGGGCATCGCTTGGGATTAAAAACTCGACAg GGAGTGGCCCCGTGCCTGTGGTGATTTTGACGTATATGAGGAGTGGGTCGTCGTTTTGTGGGGATGTATTGCAAACCAGCGATGACGTCTTCTATCTATTTGAACCACTGAGGAGTGttcaatttcattttagaaATAACAGTGCATTTTATTACCTTGACGACAAAAAGag gTCATACAcaaattttcttgattttgcagcaatatttctGAATGATATATTGAGATGTAATTTCGAAAATCTGCCTCTCATTTTCTTCTCTGATTGGTTTTTGAACAAAGGGCATAAATCAAAGGAATTTGTTGCATGCATGAATAAAAGGACTGCAACCAATACCAGTGAAATTTCAGCAATAAGGCAATGCACCCCGGTGATGAAACGTAGCTGTCTGACCTCCAAACACATAATTATCAAAACAATACGCATTCCTTTGACAACTTTGGTTCCTCTTGCAGAATTATTTCCAAAATTAAGGATAGTTCATCTCTTACGAGATCCACGAGCGACATTGTATTCTCAGTCTTTCTTCGGTATGGTGAATAAGGATACCTCTCAAGAATATGCCACAATGTTTTGCCGTCGAGTATACGATGATCTTACTACAGCGAAACACACTTCATCATTACAGTCAAGtcgttatttttcaatttcGTACGAACATTTGGCCAAATATTCGCTCGAGTCGACCAAAAATCTTtacaattttcttgaaattgatTTCAACGCCAGTGTAGTATCACGACTAGAGAACTTAACAAAGGCAGAGAAAACTTGTGACGAATCAGAACTGTGTACAAAGTCCACCAATTCCAGCGCAGAAGCCGATAAATGGCGTCTCTCTATTCCATACAGCTTCGTTCATACAGTGGACAGTGTTTGTCACATGTTGTACAGCATAGTTGGATTGCAAAGCATCCCTGATGAGTATCATTTAAGGAACTTGTCGTTTTCCTTGAAAAGAAAGAACATTCGCGACTTGGGCGATTTCAGATACGTATGA